A window of the Miscanthus floridulus cultivar M001 chromosome 14, ASM1932011v1, whole genome shotgun sequence genome harbors these coding sequences:
- the LOC136502635 gene encoding uncharacterized protein isoform X2 encodes MEGRGGRRRQIPAFGRWNQHRDDEVPITQYFESAVQAGLLVRPGGHCYHDATAAAELVLFRSSASPPPHKPAKKVRSTMEGHGHRNEVQAAGSRRQQRQEALPPFVAGDGSRAARPRRPRVVRAAVDEDLYKVPSDMLRKKKGRKHVRRMWMGCVGLNCVA; translated from the exons ATGGAG GGGCGGGGAGGGAGGAGGCGGCAGATCCCGGCGTTCGGGAGGTGGAACCAGCACAGAGACGACGAGGTGCCCATCACGCAGTACTTCGAGTCCGCGGTGCAGGCCGGCCTCCTCGTCAGGCCCGGTGGCCACTGCTACCacgacgccaccgccgccgccgagctggtGCTGTTCAGGTCCTCCGCATCGCCGCCTCCGCACAAGCCGGCCAAGAAG GTGCGGAGCACGATGGAGGGTCACGGTCACCGCAATGAGGTTCAGGCAGCCGGGAGCAGGAGGCAGCAGCGGCAGGAGGCGTTGCCGCCGTTCGTGGCTGGCGACGGGTCTCGCGCGGCGAGGCCGAGGAGGCCGCGGGTCGTCAGGGCGGCCGTGGACGAGGACCTGTACAAGGTGCCTTCCGATATGCTGCGCAAGAAGAAAGGG AGGAAGCATGTGAGGAGGATGTGGATGGGCTGCGTGGGGCTCAACTGCGTCGCCTGA
- the LOC136502635 gene encoding uncharacterized protein isoform X1, with product MEGRGGRRRQIPAFGRWNQHRDDEVPITQYFESAVQAGLLVRPGGHCYHDATAAAELVLFRSSASPPPHKPAKKVRSTMEGHGHRNEVQAAGSRRQQRQEALPPFVAGDGSRAARPRRPRVVRAAVDEDLYKVPSDMLRKKKGVHYHLSPPLVVSSLQLLQHSSL from the exons ATGGAG GGGCGGGGAGGGAGGAGGCGGCAGATCCCGGCGTTCGGGAGGTGGAACCAGCACAGAGACGACGAGGTGCCCATCACGCAGTACTTCGAGTCCGCGGTGCAGGCCGGCCTCCTCGTCAGGCCCGGTGGCCACTGCTACCacgacgccaccgccgccgccgagctggtGCTGTTCAGGTCCTCCGCATCGCCGCCTCCGCACAAGCCGGCCAAGAAG GTGCGGAGCACGATGGAGGGTCACGGTCACCGCAATGAGGTTCAGGCAGCCGGGAGCAGGAGGCAGCAGCGGCAGGAGGCGTTGCCGCCGTTCGTGGCTGGCGACGGGTCTCGCGCGGCGAGGCCGAGGAGGCCGCGGGTCGTCAGGGCGGCCGTGGACGAGGACCTGTACAAGGTGCCTTCCGATATGCTGCGCAAGAAGAAAGGGGTACACTACCATCTCTCTCCACCTCTAGTAGTCTCCTCTCTTCAACTGCTTCAACACTCTTCACTATAA